The Nocardia sp. BMG51109 nucleotide sequence GCGGCGTGATGGCCCAGTTCGCGATGTACGCGCTGATCGCGATCGGGCTGAATGTCGTTGTCGGGCAGACGGGTCTGCTGGATCTGGGATATGTCGGCTTCTATGCCGTCGGCGCCTATTCGGTCGGACTGCTCACCAGCCCGAACAGCCCGTGGAACCAGACCGACGGCGGATTCCTGAACTCCGAGTGGGCATGGGTGGCGTGCGTGCCGCTGGCCATCGTGCTGACCGCGATATCCGGCGTGATCCTCGGCACCCCGACGCTGCGGCTGCGCGGCGACTACCTCGCCATCGTCACCCTCGGCTTCGGTGAGATCGTGCGGCTGCTGGCCGACAATCTCGGCGAGATCACCAACGGCAGCCTCGGCCTCGCCGGGATCGCCTATCCGCGGGTGGGCGAGTCCGCCGAGCATCCGGGCGGCTTCTTCTCCTCCGGCAACCTCGGCGATTCGGATTCGTGGAATCCGTTGGACCGGGCCAACTCCGGGACATGGTGGTTCTGGATCGGCATGGCGCTGGTGGTCGTCGTGCTGCTGGTGGTCGGCAATCTGGAGCGCAGCCGGGTCGGGCGGTCCTGGGTGGCGATCCGCGAGGACGAGGACGCCGCGGAGATGATGGGCGTGCCGACGTTCAAGTTCAAGCTCTGGGCGTTCACCATCGGCGCCGCCATCGGCGGGCTGTCCGGCGCGCTGTACGCCGGACAGGTGCAGTTCATCAATCCGACCGGGTTCAACATCATCAACTCGATGCTGTTCCTGTGCGCGGTGGTGCTCGGCGGGCAGGGCAACAAGCTCGGCGTGATCATCGGCGCGTTCCTGGTGGTCTACCTGCCCAACAGGTTCATGTCGGTGAATATCGGCGGGCAGTCGCTGGGCGACTACAAATATCTGTTCTTCGGTATCACGCTGGTGGTGGTGATGATCTTCCGTCCGCAGGGGCTGTTCCCGGTGCGGCAGAAACTGCTCGCCTACGGCCGGCAGGTCTATCAGGCGGTGCGACGCCCCGCCGCACCGGCGGCCGCGCCCGCCGAGACGACGGGAGCGGGACGATGACGGGGCCGGGCGGCGCGCTGTTCGACAACGAGGATATGGCCGCCGGCTACGCCAGGGCGCCGGAGGCGGCGCCCGGTGCGGGCACGGTGGACGTCGGCGACGTGCTGCCGGAACTGGCCGACGCCCAGACGGTCGCCGAGGTGGTGGCGCCGAGCCGGGAGATCGAGACCGAGATCGGGGCGCCGCTGCTGAGCACCGAGGGGCTGACGGTGCGCTTCGGCGGCCTCACCGCGCTCGACGAGGTGAGCTTCGAGATCCGCCGCGGCGAGATCCTCGGGCTCATCGGGCCCAACGGCGCGGGCAAGACCACCTGCTTCAACGCCATCACCGGGGTGTACCGGCCGTCGGCGGGCCGGGTGTTCTTCGACGGCCGGCCGCTGACCCGGACCAGGCGCAACGAGATCACCCGGCTCGGCATCGCCCGCACCTTCCAGAACATCCGGTTGTTCGAGGAGATGACGGCGCTGGAGAACGTGGTGGTCGGCACCGACGCCCGGCATCGAACCTCGGTGCCCGGCGCCATCTTCCGCACCCCGCGGCACCGGCGCGAGGAACGCGACGCCATCGAGCGCGGCATGGCGCTGCTCGAGTTCGTCGGCATCGCGCCGCGGGCGGTGGAGAAGGCGCGCAACCTCTCCTACGGCGACCAGCGCCGCCTGGAGATCGCCCGGGCGCTGGCGACCGAGCCGAAGCTGCTGTGCCTGGACGAGCCGGCGGCCGGATTCAATCCGAGCGAGAAGTCCGCGCTGATGGACCTGATCCGCAAGATCCGGGACGACGGGTTCACCGTGCTGCTAATCGAGCACGACATGCGCCTGGTGATGGGCGTGACCGACCGCATCGTGGTGCTGGAGTTCGGGCGCAAGATCGCCGACGGGCTGCCGGAGGACATCCGCGACGATCCGGCGGTGGTCGCGGCGTATCTCGGGGTGCCCGACGACGAGGTGGAGGAGGCCACGGCGGCCGTTGCGGGCGATCGTGATTCGTCCCGGGAACGCCCGGAGTTCGCGAGTCCGGATGCCCCGACCGAGACGCTGCCGGTGGTGTCGGGGGATGCCCCGACGGAAACGCTGCCCGTGGTGTCCGGCGAATTCGCCCCGCCGCAGCCTGCCGTGCCGGGCGCCCCGGCATCCGCCGCGGCCGGAGAGGGCCTGCTCGTGGTGGAGGACATGGTCGTCAACTACGGCCGAATCCAAGCGCTGCACGGGATTTCGCTGCAGGTGTCGCAGGGTGAGCTGGTCACCCTGCTGGGCGCCAACGGGGCCGGCAAGACCACCACCATGCGCGCGCTGTCGGGACTGCTGCCGCTGACCCGCGGGCGAATCCTGTTCGAGGGCAAGGACATCACCCGGATGAAGGCGCACGAGCGGGTGGTGACCGGCCTGATCCAGGCGCCGGAGGGCCGGGGCGTATTCCCCGGGATGACGGTGCAGGAGAACCTCGATATGGGCTGTCACGCCCGGCCGTTCAAGCAGCGCGCGGAATACACCCGGACGCTGGAGTGGGTTCTGGAGCTGTTCCCGCGGCTGGCCGAGCGGCGCAAGCAGGTGGGCGGCACGCTGTCCGGCGGTGAGCAGCAGATGCTGGCCATGGGCCGCGCGCTGATGGCGCGGCCGAAGCTGCTGCTGCTCGACGAGCCGTCGATGGGCCTGGCGCCGATGGTGATCAAGCAGATCTTCCGGATCATCGGCGAGATCAACGCGCAGGGCACGACCGTGCTGCTGGTCGAGCAGAACGCCCAGCAGGCGCTCACCCGCAGCGATCGCGCCTACATCCTGGAGACCGGCGAGGTCACCAAGACCGGGGCCGGGCGCGAACTGCTCACCGATCCCGCGGTGAAGTCGGCGTATCTGGGTGTGGCGTAGGTCCGTGCCGGTGCGCGGCGGCGACCGAGCGGACGCGCCGGGGTGACGATGTGGCCCACGTCATCCCCGGTTCGTCCGCTTGTCGGTGCCGGTACATAGACTCGGTGCCGTGACTCCAGCGACCACCGATCAACGCCAGCCCAGCGTGCCCGCAGCGACCCCGAACTCCGCCGGTGAGCGGCCCACGCTGCTGTTGCTGGACGGGCATTCGCTGGCCTACCGCGCCTTCTACGCGCTACCCGCGGAGAATTTCAAGACCGTCACGGGGCAGACCACCAACGCCGTGTACGGATTCACCGCGATGCTGATCAACCTGCTGCGCGACGAGAAGCCCACGCATGTGGCGGCCGCGTTCGACGTCAGTCGGCAGACCTTCCGCGCCGACGCGTACCCGGAGTACAAGGCCAACCGCCTGACCACCCCCGACGAGTTCCGCGGCCAGGTGGAGATCACCCAGGAGGTGCTGGGCGCGCTCGGCATCCCGGTGATGGCGCTCGAGGGCTACGAGGCCGACGACATCATCGCGACGCTCGCGACGCAGGCGGTGCCGGAGGGCTTCCGGGTCCTGATCGTGACGGGCGACCGGGATTCCCTGCAATTGGTGAATCCCGATGTCACCGTGCTGTATCCGAAGAAGGGCGTCTCGGAGCTGACGAGGTTCACCCCGGCGGCGGTGGAGGAGAAGTACGGGCTCACCCCCGCGCAGTATCCGGATTTCGCGGCGCTGCGCGGCGACCCGAGCGACAACCTGCCCGGCATTCCGGGCGTGGGGGAGAAGACGGCGGCCAAGTGGGTGCGCGAATACGGCGATCTGGCCACCCTGGTCGACCGGGTCGACCAGGTGAAGGGCAAGGTCGGCGAGGCGCTGCGCGCCAACCTGTCCAACGTCGTGCTGAACCGGCAGCTCACCGACCTGGTCCGGGACGTCCCGCTGCCGTACACCCCCGAGCAGCTGGCCCAGCAGCCGTGGGACCGCGACCGGATCCACCGCCTGTTCGACGATCTGGAGTTCCGGGTGCTGCGCGACCGGCTGTTCGAGACGCTGGCGCCGCCGGAGCCGGAGGCCGAGGGCGGCTTCGAGATCAGCGGCGGGGCGGTCGGCCCGGGCGCGGCGGCCGACTGGCTGGCCGAGCATGCGAAACCGGATGTGCGGCACGGTATTTCGGTCGTCGGCACGGGCACGCCGGTGGATAGCGACGCGCAGGCGATCGCGATCTCGGCCGCCGACGGCGAGGGCGGCTATTTCGATGTCGTCGGGCTGACCCCGGAGGACGAGCGGGCGCTGGGCGCCTGGCTGGCCGACCCGGCGACGCCCAAGGCGGTGCACGAGGCCAAGTCCGCCACGCACGCCCTGCGCGCCCGCGGCTGGGAGCTGGCGGGCGTCACCAGCGATACGGCGCTGGCGGCCTACCTGGTCCGCCCCGGCCAGCGCACCTTCAACCTCGACGATCTCTCGCTGCGCTACCTGTCGCGGGAGCTGCGGGTGGAGTCGGCCGGGGACACCCAGCTGTCGCTGCTCGACGACGAGAACCAGGTCGACGCCGAACTCGCACAGGCCGAGATCCTGCGCGCCCGAGCGGTTTTCGATCTCGCCGACGCCTTCGACGCCGAGCTCGAGGGCATCGAGTCCACCCGGCTGCTCACCGAGATCGAACTGCCGCTGCTCGGCGTGCTGGCCCGGCTCGAGGAGGCGGGCATCGCGGTCGCGGTGGACGATCTGCAGGAGCTGCAGAAGGAATTCGCCGAGCGCGTCGCCGATGCCGCCGACGCCGCCTACGAGGTGATCGGCAAGCAGATCAACCTCGGCTCGCCGAAGCAGCTGCAGGTGGTGCTGTTCGACGAGCTCGACATGCCGAAGACCAAGCGCACCAAGACCGGTTACACCACCGACGCCGACGCGCTGGAGTCGCTGTTCGAGAAGACCCAGCACCCGTTCCTGGAACATCTGCTGGCGCACCGCGATGCGACCAGGCTGAAGGTCACGGTGGACGGCCTGCTCAAGTCGGTCGCCGACGACGGCCGCATCCACACCACCTTCAACCAGACCATCGCCGCCACCGGCCGGCTGTCGTCCACCGAGCCGAACCTGCAGAACATTCCGATCCGCACCGACACCGGCCGCCGCATCCGCGACACGTTCGTCGTGGGCCCCGGCTACGAGTCGCTGATGACGGCCGACTACAGCCAGATCGAGATGCGGATCATGGCGCACCTGTCCAAGGACGCGAACCTGATCGAGGCGTTCAACTCGGGCGAGGACCTGCACAGCTTCGTCGCCTCGAAGGCGTTCGACATCCCGATCGCGGAGGTCACCCCCGAGCTGCGCCGCCGTATCAAGGCGATGTCCTACGGCCTGGCGTACGGGCTGTCGGCCTACGGCCTGTCGCAGCAGCTGAAGATCGGCGCCGAAGAGGCGAAGGCCCAGATGGAGGTCTACTTCAGCCGCTTCGGCGCCATCCGCGACTACCTGCACGACGCGGTCGACCAGGCGCGCAAGGTCGGCTACACCGAGACGTTGTTCGGCCGCCGCCGCTATCTGCCCGATCTCGATTCCAGCAACCGCCAGCGCCGCGAGGCCGCCGAGCGGATGGCGCTGAACGCCCCGATCCAGGGCACGGCCGCCGACATCATCAAGGTCGCGATGATCAACGTGCAGAGCGCCGTGCGCGAGGCCGGGCTGCGTTCGCGCATGCTGCTGCAGATCCACGACGAACTCGTCTTCGAGGTGGCGGCGGGGGAGCGGGAGGCGCTGGAATCGCTTGCCCGCGACCACATGTCGAGGGCCATCGACCTGTCGGTCCCGCTGGAGGTCTCCGTCGGAGTCGGCCGCAGCTGGGACGCCGCGGCCCACTGAGCGGTTCGGTCGGCCGAGCGTCCTCGCCGACCGAATATTCGGCTGGGCCGGTCGGGATATCGGGCACGGTGGAGCATCGGCCGCGCGCGGAGCCGGCCTGGCGTAGGAGCTGTCGGCATGGGTGGTCGACGGGGCGTGCGGCCGACCGAACGGAAGGCTCATCGGGCGTCGGTCCGGCGCGGTGTCCGGTTGGCCGGGTGAAAGGCCCGCTGGGCGTCCGATCGCTCGGTGCTCGGTGCGGTGGGCGCTCTCGGAGAGAGCTATTCGGGTTCCGGTGGTGCGAGCAGTGCGTAGAGTGCGGCGGAACCTTCGAACACGGCCCGCGATCGCGCGTCGATGCCGGCAACCCGGGCGGCCAGGCTCGCGAACACGTCCTCGTGGCCACCCGCGCCTCGGAGCTGCGGCATCAGCATCTGAAGCTGCGGGATGCGGTAGCCCGCCAGTCGCAGTTGGTGCACGATCCGGGCGTCCCGCACGGCCTGCGGCGAGTATCTGCGCGCTCCGTGCCGGTCGGTCCGTCCGGGCACGACCACTCCGACGGCATCCCAGTGCCGCAGTGTCGAGGTGCGGACGCCCAGTGCGCCCGCCAGTTCGGAGATGCTCATCGCGTCGGCGGGCCGCACATCGGCGAGGGGCTCGTCGGCGATCGCCTCGGCGGCCGCCCCGGCGAGTGCGAGGTCGCGGCGTTCCCGGTCGAGCCGCGCATGTGCCGCATCGAGCCGGGCGAGCAGGTCCCTCTCCGGCCCGGTGTGCGCCGCGCGCATGATCGCCTTGGCCTCGACGGGGCCGGTGCCCGCGGCCAGCGCGCGATAGGCGCGGGCACACCGCACATGGGACTCGTCGTAAACCCGGTATCCGGCGGGCGTGCGCCGCGCCGGCGGCAGCACGCCGTCGCGCTCGAGATTGCGCACCTGCTGCACCGAGTACCCGGACCGCCGCGCGACGTCGGCGGTGCGCAGATCCCCCGAGTTGCGACTTTTCATGATGCTACCCGGACAGATGCCGAAAAAGTCTCCATAAGCACATGAATGTAACGCTGAAAGGTATGAATATCGACGAGATCATCGACTTCGTGCGCGCCCTCGGCGGCGTCCTGGTGCTGCGGCCGGGACCGGGCGATGGTTCGCCCGAAATCGCCTGGGGCGACACGTTTTTCTACTACGCACCCGACGGAGTGGTCCCGGCGGCGCAGCCGTTCGCGACGATCGTGACGAAGGACTACCCCGGCGACGGCGGCTCACGGCTGGACCGGCCCGGCGCCTTCCGCGTGAACATCGCGGCCGGAAAGGACGCCTTCGTCCGGTGGGTGGGCCACGACCCGCGCGCGACCCCGGCCGACGGCGACCGCGGCGCCGAGGACGTCCTGATGGCTCATCCGGTCTACGGCGCGGCGGCGTGGCTGGCGGTGGTCAACCCGGGCGACCGGACCGCGGCGCCGATCCGCGAATTGCTCCGCGCCGCACACGACCGCGCGCGTGCGCAGTACGCGCGCCGCGCCGCGCGCCGACTCGGTCGGTAGTGGGCATCGGTAGTGGGGCATCGAGGAGTCCCGTGGAGTCCCCGCGCGTGGCGGAGGGTCTCGAGTGCCGTGCGCGTGGCGGAGGGCCTTGCGCCGACCGGGTGTGCCGACGGGTGCCGGGCGGCCATGATGGACGGTGGACCGGTCGGCGGTGTCCTGGAAATCACGGCCGGGCACACCGAGCGGCCGGTTTCCATGAGTTTGCCAGAGTTTCGATCGATGGCTTTGAACAGTGCCGATGTGCTATTTGCGCGGATTGCCAACGCTCCATGCGGTGTTCGTTCGCCGTTCACGGACCATTGTGACGAAGTTACTCGTCGGTTCCCCGTGAATGCGGTTGCCATCGCAGGTGAAAGTCCATATTGTCGGTGCCGTGCCGAATCCCGCCGCAAGCCGCTGTGCCGCGCCGAACATCGCCGACCGCGATCCCCGCGCGCTCCTTCCGCTTACCGCGATGGTGGCCGCGGCGCGACTTCTCGTAGTAACTCGCCGTAGCGGGGTCTGATTCGGACCGGCCTCCTCGCTGCGGCCGTACAGATTTTTTGCGCTGGTCCCTCCTGTCACTCGGACACGACTGTCACCAGGACACGACTGTTACCAAGACACGACGACTAAGACTTCGGGAAGACGACCTAGTCCAATGATGCTCACCATCGACACACACGATTTCCTCACCGCCGCGCCCAAGAGCCTGCGGACCGAATGCGCGGGACTGTCCCCCGCCGAATTCCACGACCGCTACTGCGGGCACACCGGCCCGGTGAAACTCGGCGACTGGAGCCGGGCCGGACACCGGCACGGCTCGGAGTACACCGCGACGCTGGAGTTCACCGGCCATCTGCGTACCGTCGTCTCGGCCGGTAGCCCGGTGGCGGCGCTCACGTCGGTCCTCTACGAGGAGGGCTATCCGGTCGAGATCCTGCAGTTCCACCAGCGGCGCACCGAATCCGGCACGGCCTCGTTCGTGCAGTGCGAATTCAACGGTCGCCGCGGCTGGGGCGCCGCGCTCGCCGACGACGGCGCGGAGTCCGCGGCGCGGGCCATGATCGCCGGAATCAACAAACTGGGCGGCTGATCGCCCGGGAGGTCCCGAAAAGCGAAGCGCCGCACCACTTCCGATGATCGGAAGCGGTGCGGCGCCTCGGGAGCCGGAGGGAGACTAGCTCTCCTGCGTCTGCTCCTGCTGCTCGGCGATCTGCTTGCGGACCTCGTCCATGTCGAGGGCCTGCACCTGGCTGACCAGGTCCTCGAGGGCATCCGGCCGCAGCGCGCCCGGCTGCGCGAACACCAGCACACCCTCCCGGAACGCCATGATGGTCGGGATGGAGCGGATGTTGGCGGCCGCGGCGAGGCCCTGCTCGGCCTCGGTGTCGACCTTGCCGTGGACGACCTCCGGGTGATTCTCCGCAGACTTCTCATAGGTCGGCGCGAACTGCTTGCACGGTCCGCACCAGTCGGCCCAGAAATCGACGAGAACGACGTCGTTTCCGGTGACTACGTCGTCGAAGTTCTGCGCGGTCAGGGTCTGGGTGGGCATAGGGTCCTCTCGTCTCGTGTTCGATTGCGTCGCCCCGGGGCCCGGCGCGGTTCGAACGGCGCCCCTCCGGGGCCGTCGCTCCCGCCGCTGGTGCCCCGTGCAACGCCGGACACGTCGGTTATCTTCCGCTTCCGCCTGCGACCGGCCATGCACGACGCTGATCGCCGTCCCACCGACGGACACTTACCACCGTAGCGGGAATGTCGCGATCACCGGCCACGGCATGCACGGCCTCGCCGAGCTGCCGCGGCCGCAGCCGCCGCGCCAGCGTGACGTGCGGGGTCCACGCGTCCGGGTGCACGGTGGCCGGCACGCCGGGACACGGCGCGATCACCGCGAACAGCCGGCGCTGCAGGGCGAGCAGGGCCTCGGTGGGTACCACCGCCCGGACCAGGATCGGGTGGCGCGCCCCGAACACCAGCAGGCCGCCGAGCCGGATCGGCAGCGGCCGGAACTCCCGGGCGGCGAGCGCCCGGTCGAGCCGCGGCGGGATCTCGCGGGCCACGGCGACGGTGATGTGCGGGCGATGGTCGGCGGCCGGGCTGTGCAAGCCCGCGTCGGCGAGCAGGACCCACTGCCGGCGGATCTCCGCCTCGGCCGTGTCGTCCAGCAGCAGTTCGACCGATTGCACCATGATCGTGGTCAACATACGCCGTGCCGGCGGCGGCCGCCGGCACGGGGCCGGACCCGCCGGAGCGCCCCGCCGATCCGGTGGCGAACTCGACGACCGAGGATGTGTGCTGTGAGCGAAGCGCGGAACGATCGGCGACTTCCGTTGCGCCTGGGCCTGATCGACGGCGACGGCATCGGCCCCGAGGTGGTGGGCGCGACCCGCGACGTGGTCGACGAGGCGCTGGCGGCGGCCGGTGCGCCGGAGCCGGAGTGGGTGCGATTGTCCATGGGGCACAAGGCCATTGCCGAATCCGGCGATCCGCTGCCGGAGGACACCCTGGCCGCGCTGGCGGATCTCGACGCGTGGATTCTCGGCCCGCACGACAACGCCTCCTACGCCCCCGAGCACCGCACCGGGGCGCCGCCCGGCGGGACGATCCGCAAGCGGTTCGGGCTGTACGCCAATATCCGTCCCGCTCGGGCGTTCGTCGGCGTGCGGGCCGCCGCGCCGGAGATGGATCTGGTGATCGTGCGGGAGAACGGCGAGGGGCTGTATGCCGACCGCAACATGTTCGCCGGGGCCGGTGAGTTTGCGCCGACACCCGACGTCGCCCTGACGGTCGGCGTGGTGACCCGCGCCGCGTGCGAGCGCATCGCGCACGTGGCCTGCCGGCTGGCCGCCACCCGCCGCAAGCGGGTGACCATCGTGCACAAGGCGAATGTGCTCCCGCTGACCATGGGCCTGTTCCGGGACGTCTGCTATCGGGTGGCCCGCGACCATCCGGGCGTCGCGGTCGACGACGAGCACGTCGACGCCGCGGCGGCCCACCTGGTGCGCGCTCCGGGGGAGTACGACGTGCTGGTGACGGAGAACCTGTTCGGCGACATCCTCTCCGATCTGGCCGGCGAACTGAGCGGATCGCTGGGCCTGGCCGCGTCGCTGAACTGCTCGCAGACCCAGGCGATGGCGCAGGCGGTGCACGGCGCGGCGCCCACACTGGCCGGGCACAACCGCGCCAATCCGGCGGCACTGCAACTGTCGGCGGCGATGCTGTTGCGGTGGTTGAGTTCTCGTCGCGACGATCCGGCGCCGGCCCGGGCCGCCGACCGGATCGAGCGGGCGATCGCGGCCACCTTCGCCGCGGGCATCGCCACGGCCGATCTGGGCGGACTGGCCTCCACCGGCGAATTCACCGAGCAGGTCCGGGCGCGACTGCATCGCTGGTGACGACCGCATCGCTGGTCACGGCGGCACCGTTGGCGGCGGGGACACCGTTGGCGGCGTCGCGGCGTGTTTCGCCTCCCTCGTATTCGGTGCGGATTAACCTTCGGTAACCGACCGGCACAGTCGGTCCGAATCGCCTAGATTGCGAACGGCGGGCGACCTCCGGATGTCACCTGCCCGAACATGGAGGACTGCTGTGTCTGTTCGAACCGGTGTCCGTGGATATGCCCTGCGGGCCGTCTGTCTCCTCGCCGGCGGCGCGCTGGCGCTGACCGGTTGCACCACCAACACCGAGGACGATGCGCCCACGGCGGAGAAGGTCCAGGTCGCCAAGGTCGACGCGATCGCCGCGAAACTCCCCGACAAGGTGAAGCAGTCCGGCAAGCTCGTGGTCGGGGTGAACGTCCCGTATCAGCCCAACGAGTACAAGGATTCCTCCGGCGAGATCGTCGGCTACGACGTCGACCTGATGGACGCGGTGGCCTCCGTGCTCGGCGTGCGGGCCGAGTACCAGGAGTCGGACTTCGAGAAGATCATCCCGCTGATCCAGGCCGGCACCTACGACGTGGGCATGTCCTCGATGACCGATACCAAGGAGCGCGAGCAGACCGTCGATTTCGTCAACTACTTCAGCGCCGGCACCCAGTGGGCACAGCAGGCGGGTAAGCCGGTCGATCCGAACAACGCCTGCGGGAAGCGGGTGGCGGTGCAGCGCACCACCATTCAGGAGACCGAGGAGGTTCCGGGCAAGAGCAAGGCGTGCGAGGCGGCCGGTAAGCCGAAGATCGAGATCGTGGCCTTCGACGAACAGAGCGCGGCGTCGACGGCCCTGGTGCTCGGCCAGGTGGATGCGATGTCGGCCGACTCCCCGGTGACGGCCTACGCGATCAAGCAGAACCAGGACAAGATCGAATCGGCCGGGCCGCTGTTCGAGTCGCAGCCCTACGGCTGGCCGGTGCCGAAGGGCGGGCCGATGGGCCCGGTGCTGCAGGAGGCGGTGCAGCACCTGATCGATGCGGGTGACTACCGCAAGATCGCCGAGAGCTGGGGCGTCCAGGACGGCGCGATCACCAAGGCCACGATCAACGGCGCGGTGGGCTGAGACCCGTGAGCGAGCTTGCGAGCGAACCGACAACACAGTGCGCCTCGCGCACGGTGTCGGCGAGCGTCAGCGAGGTGACGCCGTGAGCGCCTCCGAGTCCGAGCCGGAAGGCGGTGCCGCCCCGCCGGAAAACGGTGGCGCCGCGGCGAATCCGGCCACCGAACCCGCGCCGATCAAGGCGGTGCCGCTGCGGCATCCGGGCCGGTGGGTCGCCGCGGCGGTCATCCTCGTCCTGGTGGCCCTGTTCGTCTACGGCGCCGCCACCAACCCGGCCTACCGGTGGGACACCTACTGGAAGTACCTGTTCGATTCGCGGATCGAGTCCGGCGTTCTCGTGACGCTGGAGCTGACCGTGCTGGCCATGGCCATCGGCGTGGTACTGGGCGTGGCGCTGGCGGTGATGCGCCTGTCGCCGAACCCGGTGCTGCGGTCGGTGGCCTGGGTGTATCTGTGGATCTTCCGCGGCACGCCGGTGTATGTGCAACTGGTGTTCTGGGGGTTGTTCCCGTCGCTGTACAAGGTCATCGACCTGGGCGTGCCGTTCGGGCCGCAGCTGATGCACCTGAACATCCAGGACTGGCGGACGCCGTTCCTGTTCGCGATGATCGGCCTGGGCCTGAACGAGGCCGGGTACATGGCCGAAATCGT carries:
- a CDS encoding ABC transporter substrate-binding protein, with protein sequence MSPARTWRTAVSVRTGVRGYALRAVCLLAGGALALTGCTTNTEDDAPTAEKVQVAKVDAIAAKLPDKVKQSGKLVVGVNVPYQPNEYKDSSGEIVGYDVDLMDAVASVLGVRAEYQESDFEKIIPLIQAGTYDVGMSSMTDTKEREQTVDFVNYFSAGTQWAQQAGKPVDPNNACGKRVAVQRTTIQETEEVPGKSKACEAAGKPKIEIVAFDEQSAASTALVLGQVDAMSADSPVTAYAIKQNQDKIESAGPLFESQPYGWPVPKGGPMGPVLQEAVQHLIDAGDYRKIAESWGVQDGAITKATINGAVG
- a CDS encoding amino acid ABC transporter permease is translated as MKAVPLRHPGRWVAAAVILVLVALFVYGAATNPAYRWDTYWKYLFDSRIESGVLVTLELTVLAMAIGVVLGVALAVMRLSPNPVLRSVAWVYLWIFRGTPVYVQLVFWGLFPSLYKVIDLGVPFGPQLMHLNIQDWRTPFLFAMIGLGLNEAGYMAEIVRAGISSVGEGQREASLALGMSWGQTMRRTVLPQAMRVIIPPTGNELISMLKTSSLVAAIPLTIDLYGRSRDIYAVNLQPIPLLLVAATWYLAVTSVLMIGQHYLERYFSRGATRRLTAKQLQALADAHMSGVGK